In Glycine max cultivar Williams 82 chromosome 15, Glycine_max_v4.0, whole genome shotgun sequence, the DNA window aaaccctaacaataataagcttacaaaacctaggtatctctacaaaagctgctcctcttgctgcctccaaagctcttttcccgaaataggcactgtggtgtgctctggaatCTGTGCCAATCATCTACCTCCAGTctgtgtaccctaattctgcacaagacaggctttaaataggctctgaaatcgcgacgttgcgcttagcgccaccttCACGCTTAGTGCGGGTAAGTGGATTCGGGCTTAGTGCCAGTCATCTACCTCCGATctgtgtaccctaattctgcacaagacaggctttaaataggctttgaAATCAtgatgttgcgcttagcgccaccttCACGCTTAGCGCGGGTAAGTGGATTcgagcttagcgccagtcatgcgctgagcctggctaaAGACATCTGCTGCACTTAGCACACTaatcttgcgcttagcgcgcggcCTTGATGCTGCCGCcctgccagattcttctgtcgcgcttagcggtggatgtgCGCTTAGCCCACttatgagctaagctcaactgtcacttttggcacttcatgacttagcatCTTTTTCgcctgaaattgcacatatttcatcattaaatccaatgaacatattctagagatagctttatccataaaatagaatttatttacaaaaatcactacaaaataaccataaattggggaactatataagttttggaaaatgttttctatacaaaagttagtcgtataaggcgACTAACACTACCTCAGgattgagatttcaaatttgggCGGTGGTGCCCCCAAGTTTATCCATGAACTTTCCGAGGGATTTTTTGTCTGCTTGTCCCATACTGGCCAAGGCGGCTGAGGTCATGCGGTGAAACCTGTTAATGGTGTACTGCGCACTGAATCATTCAATTAGAGTGTCGAAGCTGTCTATGGACCTAGGTGGGGAGTCCAATGTACCAGGTCAAAGCTGCTCCCTTGAGAAATATAGGGAAGACATGACATAGAATCGCGTCGTCGTTGGTGTAGAGGTTCGCCAATGTCAGGAAGGCGTCAATTTGCTCGTCTGGAACTGTTGTCCCATCGTACCGCTCGAGGTTGAGTGGTTTCCACCCCAAAGGTATGTCTGCCTCCATAATGCGGTCGACAAAAGAATGTCAACGGACAAATCGTGTTAGAAGGTGCAAGTGGGAGAACCTTAAACCATCTGTAGTATATACGTAGGGGTGTGATTCCCTTTCGGTGAATTTAGGCAAGGTATGGGCGGACTGTGTGacaccctatatatatatatatatatatatatatatatatatatatatatatatatatatataaggaataagagatcaaatttaattaaaagtttttaaaatacatttaaatacaagtctttcaaaagggtaaaagactcacattcacttttctaacaccataataaaacttgttcaaataattaataaattattttggctcaaaacaaggttgtCCAAGacctcatacaattaatatagcaacttataccctaatgtcacatcctattatAGCATTGTGTCCTGAtatccttcagcacaaggttccttaaagtaattcacctagtcatctggtcccctgaacacaaagttcaagatcatcacaggatccaaacacaaacaacagagggagtgagttatcacattcctaactaatagagaaaaataagacaacatataggtataaatattatataacaaaatataatttacttgaGCATATCTCACGTTATTTCACCAtacgtctcattcattttcacaacattcacataCTCAATAGTCAAAACACCAtatcatcaaatcaatcaatatagaacaatacacaagcgttatgcaacagatacactaagactcaatcctatatgcaatgtggtaccatgtcagtgaaaaacctcgtcggacgcctaggagtacatgacaagacaaaccacacactagcaagtcaagtcactctcactaggtaatatcataaggagaccagtcagggtcacagtattttatgagaatgctccaaccatgtgggatcgacacaggcttaaaggagcactcaaaccgggtgagccccaaggcctacactccgaagaatccatcagggcctctccctcctgattcaggtccaacccagaaaacattttagcacacaaactctatctatgaactgtacaaaacacacgactcctcaattgttctcaaacatttttaactcgtcgcccttaaagagtcttagcattaactcgtcgcccttaaaaggacttagcattaactcgtcgcccttaaagggtcttatagtcgtgtgattgttcAATCCACAGTtgacaactcaatgcacataaCATCTCAATCACATGCATACTTAATTTATCACTTACAATCAATTTCAATCATAGTGTTATAGTTTCAAAATAACatattatcacacctcatgaatcatacacACTTTACCTAttaactatgcaatacacacaactactcaattattttcaaaatcattttaacttgtcgcgcttgtgattaaactcgtcgggtttcCACGatggatctcatcacaatacttgtcgtgcaaaactcgtcgcccttaaaaggtcttacagttgtgtgattgcacaattcATAGCTCATAACACAATACACATCTCAATATAAATGTATAACATCATTCATCAAATGTTCAATGcaccacatactcacaatttgaatcatcatttcatatcctcactataacaatttatacaaaagactatcacaacctGGGGAGTAAAActcctcaaataatattacacaattatatcaaaatcataggttaaaatatacaaatatcaagagcacaatttatcaagcaattctcattagaacatcaatattttatttataatcataaaggaaaatttgcaatttaataaacatcccaaaataaaatcctaatttaattctctaaggatccctacacatgttctcactaacccccaattgtgaataactcatctcttacctctaagcgggatCATGTGTCTTCTGACAGTGATAGAGACATCTCTAACAAGTTCCTGAGattcctctggttgctctgatagggttcccaaatgtcagagagaatgagaagggattgaagcctccatttgtactatcttcatgcgattcctttttctcccttgaCGAATATTATatcacaaatcccaacggtgaaagtgtgagtaattgaatttcgaacaacatatccaaatttgactataatccaatggttaacaaatCCGGGATCGTaattttaccgagacagttttgagtttctgcgggaaaataaaaggctacaatgaGAAGGGTATTCCTCTAAGCGCATACATGAtttcaaaattcccaacggtgaaaatGGTTGGAATTGGGTTTCAAACCTGGTGCTTAAATTTCACAACTATCCAACGGTGAATGTGTCCAAGATCATTGTTTTTCTGAGATATGTTTGGTGGTCTACAAGAAAATAGAGGTTGAGAAggaaaaacgaaattgagaggcGAAGGAGGCGGCTAAGGAGCCAGTCTAGAAACTGagcatttttctatttataactaggggTATTCACgacttattatttactctatttatttatttttatcattttataaaaaaaaaaaaaaactattttattttgcatcaaatgaataataaaatatcctttttattttctctcaaactattattttaattaataaagttatttccccttatttatttaattataaaacctcaccatttttttttctaaaactctatttatttacaagtaacaatcctttttaaattagtttataaaaattgggatgttacagacTACTCGTCGCCCTGGGGACGTCTAACACGAGCCTCTAGCTGGTCATGATCATCCTTTAGCTTTGTCGACTCTTCCTCGTGGCATCGTTCCATCTCCGTGATGCGGTTTTGGAGTTGTTGTAGAGTGTATGTGTTTGCCATAGCTATTGGACGAGGATGGGAGTCAATGAGGGGGGTCTCACGTCTGAGGCTAGACCGAATGCTAATCATGGATGACTGTGAGAGAATTGACGAGAGGTCGCGGGGTATGTTTTACCATGGTCCCACGGTGGGCGCCAAATGTTCTTACCAAAATCTAGAACCATGACATGTCAAGGTGGACATGGCTGAGTGGGGTCTGAACTTCACACACCAACAAGAGAAGTGCCTTTGACAAGAGGGGggacctgcaaaacaaaggacTTCGACACTCAAGTAAGAATATATGTAAGGAGAGTAAAGCAAGTATATGTTGTAATGGAGCTCGTATGagcgaaaaagagagagagagagagagagagagagagagagaagcatAGGCTTGTTGTCATGTGTGAGCGAGTCGTATATGACTATCGTGTAGAAGCGTTCACAGAAcctttatttatattagttGAGCGAAGGCGTtggtccttgtttgtaggggATGTTGTAGCCTTGTAGGTAATTCTCAGCTTATAGATAATAATCGTGAGCTTAGAGATAATGTTAGAAATAATCAtttgaattataaataaaggTTGAAGATAATTATACCTTATAGATAATGTGACGCtatagataatttaatatttgtcaATAGATAAGATATTCAAACATATTTGCGTATTATTCAAACATATTCAAGTGTCCGCACTCCTGTAACGTGAAAGGTTGACACGAGTCTATAAGTGGCAAGTAAGATGCCATGTAAATTTTGTAGATCCTGAACACTACACATCTTTTCGTCACATTACACCTAAAATTAGATCAAATGTTTTCAGTCAATTAATATTCCTTGGGTTTAACAAATAATTAgtgaaaagtaaaattattaaaaaagtattttttggaAATCCAATAAATTCCGGATACCCCATATATGTTGTATGACTAAGACAAATACATGAAGAAAACATTTTCACTAAACACACATTCATGTAATACACACGTAATacaattgattgattgattcaaGAACATCTCCAAACTTAAATATTCTATGCGTCACCATTCCAATAAAATACAAAGAAGTAAATTACACGAATCATATCTATGTGCTCaaacttgaaatttaaaaaagaaccaAATTTGTTTCCTaccaaagaaacaaagaaatggACATCCATCTTTCATTCTATCACCTTCCCTTCCATTCATAACACAAACCTTCATCTCTCTGATTCATCTACCTTAAGTCCTTAACTAGTAGTCTATCCtaattggaaaaaaagaaaagaacaaaaaaactgCCTCCTAATAACCCAtacgaaaatataaatattcttaaGCATATTCATGCAATGCCTCCCCTACTTCTAACCATATATTTAAGCATCGCATTTTAAACTGTATCTCATCATGATGCAACCATTTTGccaaagattcaaactaaacaaTTCCTTGTCCGTTTTCTCACATGCCACATTGATCAAACCCTCACGAAGAACACACTGAGCTCAGGTCCATTATTGTTCCCATCAGGCATCATCATGTAATAAGTCTCGGAATCTTTGGACCCAACCACACGTTCAAAATACACCCTCATGTACGAGAGTTCACCATCATGAGGGTCTGACATCTCGTTGGGAAGAACACCAATTGCCACAGACACTGCATGCAACAATTGCATCACGTTCAAGTCATCATCCGTAGCCTCTCTCTTCACCCCATATCCCATTTTCTTCCCATTGCAAAACAAACTCCAAATGGGTTCATCAATGATCCTAATCTTGTCGTTGTTGGAGGGCTTTTCGCACTCCAAAGCGATTCTATTAAGCCCCATTCCCATGTCTTGGAGCAGCTTTCCCGTAGGGATGGCCAACTCCAATAGCAGGAATGGCTGACAGTTGGGGTTTTCTTGGAAAGCAAGGTTGATCCTTGCTTTCCGGTGCCCGAATAGGGTTCCGGTGATCCTCATGCCGCCATGGATGTATACCTCATTCCCGCGGTTTCCAATATTCATTGTTGGCATCTTGCATGATGGCATGATGATAGGAAATGACCGGAAAACCGATCGGAACCTTCGGAAGAGTTTGTTGGACTTGGAGTCGCGCTTGCTCTTGGTGTTTGCCGGTTGAAGTGAGATTGGTACACGGAGGACTGGAGAGGCGGCAGCGGTAGTAGCTGGTGAGTCTTCTTTATATAataatggtggtggtgatggaggcggtggtggtggtggcaatGGCGGTTGCAGGGATGATGCCATTAATGTTTGGGAGAAGGGAAATGAAATTGAATGAGACAAGGAAGAAGCTTATGTTAGTTTGAGACAAAATTAAGGTTGAATGGTTTGGTGGGGTTGTTGAGTTTTGGGGCCGGAGTTATGTACAGGGTGTGTTGATTTATATTAAGAAAACTAGATTGTGGTGTGCACGTTGGGATTTGGTGGCTGTTCATTTCTATGAAGATTTGAAAACATGGctgtattttttcttcttcttttcattgTACTGACTTTTGGTTAGCTTTTATGTTCTATTTAATTAGTTtaggtttttgatttttttgttgtgtcTGGAGAAAATGGAGAAAGATTAATCAGTTATTGTTTGGTtattccgttgaaaaatgcgCTAAACATAGATAAAATGAAAGTCGTGCTCGGTGAATCACTTCTGGATTTTTCAGATGTTAATTTATCAGCTTTTTAGGTAATGGATAATTTGATTTTCTAGTTTTTATCCAAGTGGAATTGCTAGCTCAACGATTACTAGAATAACTATTTATGTATATCGTGCATTATTCAAGTTGTCACAGTTATTTGTTaattgtgaataaaaaataggatatcaaaattaaatgagaCACAAAACGTTCTCATAAACTTTGTGCTCTATTAGCTGTCATTTGAGTTAgatttatttatgttaaattataattttcatcttttttaattctttatttatgaatttgatttttttatttactttttatattttagtcgtcctcatgttttaaaaaaattataattttaaatctctcttttttcattttggaaataattatttattgactaaattacaatttatttaatatatgtcTCATACGGCGTGCTATTCTGTCAAATATTTGGTGAAAGtcggaatatatatatatgcactctgatttcaagaaaaattcaaaCTCTAACTCGTGATGTCATATAAGACGTACGTACTAATTTATTTGGTTATTTGATCAAAATAGTCATCGAagattaattagtttatttggtTGTTTGATTAAAAAGTAGTTTATTTGAgtaatttttctaattataaatcAGCGATATATTTTTAACCAAATAGCTGAATATTacaaatgttttgttttttcttttcttttcaaaaaccaaCATACGAATGAtcatttattatcattatctCTCTCACATCTCTTGCTTTCCTTCACTCCAATATATCCACCACACTCTAGGGTGGATGATTAGATTTTTCCTTAATGTATGATGGTGGAATTCACAGTAGACAAATTTCAGAATAAATAGTAAGAACTGtagattaatttatcatattaatgGACGAGAAGGTCAAAAGGGAAATTGACAAAATATCCTCATGCTACAAGAGGAACAAATTAAATGGTTGGGATGTTTACAGGTTAAGTTGTGTTGTAATTCAATCCAATAATATTAAGTTCAGCTTTTAAATGTTTGGATTAAATAGATTCAATCCAATAATATTAAGTTCAGCTTTTAAATGTTTGGATTAAATAGATTCAACTCAATTGAGATCCTTTCATGAATGAATCGataatgagttttatttttttaacaaaatacaataatttttagttcatttaatttattaaattattacataaattatttatggttatttttatttttatttttatcttaattttttattttattatgttaatacaatactttatttttatctaaaataaaaaatatcgtattagtattaaaattattaattttattaatcaacCAATGTTACAATTTGATATTTCTTTAgtacatttaattattatatacttataaaattttaaacaaaaataaattattattctaaattttttattttttaaaaaacaaaaatattttttatgattagacTGATTTGGATCAGATTTTAGGAAATTTGGATAAACCAACTTAACTCAGCCCATCAAATTTTGACCAAGGACAAGTTTAATCCGGTCCAACTCCCCCACCGGAACACCCCTATTGAATTAGGATAAAGTAAAATGCTCCCATTACTTCCATTTCGATGATGGTGATTAAGTTAGAAGGAAAAGGAAGGTAGCTAGtagttaaattttttcaaacaaaaaaaataatttatttatttaaattataaattaaagattattaattagaaggttaaataataaatattattgtgtatatcatcttttaaaaaaaatctgagtgcttaaattaaaaaataaatattattaattagaagtttaatttattaaaattaatattctttttatatatttttttcaaatgtaaaataatctagaatgaaaattataatacaatagAGGGAGTAATAATAAAACTCTCGTGTTATATATTAAACTCTAAAATTAATGGGGATTTGAGATAAGAatattctgaaaaaaaaaacaattagatAATATTTCATTCATATGATGgactagaaaatgaaaaaaaaaaactctttgatattcacttttttaatatttctttttctgttttaattaaataataatattaaccgataaaaaaatttataatactagTTCTCAAGTTGGCGTACGTGAGTGCGCAAGTAATTAAATTCGAGTTTGAACTTCCAAAATTTTTTGTGTCAAGTTTAGATATAGTCAAATACACGTGTCCCCCAACAGAACATAACTGTACAATCTTCaatctttcttttctatttaaaaaaaaataatatgtccTTGATCTGGTGTTGAAAATTCAAGCTGGGATGAATGGGTgactttgtatttatttattttagttttatttgctATACAAGTTTTTTACACTGTTTATCAATCACCATCCATATATGTCACTGTTTGTATTTTTGACTTATGTTTATATGTTTGACTCTTAGGTAGTTAGATAAGATTCAAACCTTTTAAAGTTATAGTATTTTATGATTAGTTGATGCGGTAAAAAATCTTTATccgtatataattattattttttaattcaaagaatatataaatcaattgaaaacattataataattaaaatgtggGGTAGCATAAAGCCCCAAACTAGGTAATTAAGTTACACATTGAACATTAGAACTAACTTTTTCTGTCACGAGGAACAGTATTGACCGTTATTTGTAGATACGATTTCGTAATTTCGCACATTGCAGATTTAACCACCAAAATAGAAGCAAGCCTTGCCCATTCCCTATCTTGCTAAAAACTTTAGATAAAATCAAGT includes these proteins:
- the LOC100816523 gene encoding protein MIZU-KUSSEI 1; protein product: MASSLQPPLPPPPPPPSPPPLLYKEDSPATTAAASPVLRVPISLQPANTKSKRDSKSNKLFRRFRSVFRSFPIIMPSCKMPTMNIGNRGNEVYIHGGMRITGTLFGHRKARINLAFQENPNCQPFLLLELAIPTGKLLQDMGMGLNRIALECEKPSNNDKIRIIDEPIWSLFCNGKKMGYGVKREATDDDLNVMQLLHAVSVAIGVLPNEMSDPHDGELSYMRVYFERVVGSKDSETYYMMMPDGNNNGPELSVFFVRV